The Aggregicoccus sp. 17bor-14 genome includes a region encoding these proteins:
- the rplO gene encoding 50S ribosomal protein L15: MATLNNLSRPRNSWHKKKRVGRGQGSGLGKTAGRGGKGQKARSGNMRFEGFEGGQSPLQRRMPKIGFNSPNRLEYAVVNLADLEGFDAGATVDEAALRSAGLVKGRPDGIKVLAQGTLSKKIAVTAHKFSAAAREAIEKAGGSVNELPLMAHKPEAASKAHSGKGVKAPRKAQG, encoded by the coding sequence ATGGCTACTCTCAACAACCTGTCGCGCCCCCGCAACAGCTGGCACAAGAAGAAGCGCGTCGGCCGCGGCCAGGGCTCCGGCCTCGGCAAGACCGCCGGCCGTGGTGGCAAGGGCCAGAAGGCCCGCTCCGGCAACATGCGCTTCGAGGGCTTCGAGGGCGGTCAGAGCCCCCTGCAGCGCCGCATGCCGAAGATCGGCTTCAACTCGCCCAACCGCCTCGAGTACGCGGTGGTGAACCTCGCGGACCTCGAGGGCTTCGACGCGGGCGCCACGGTGGACGAGGCGGCGCTGCGCAGCGCGGGCCTGGTCAAGGGTCGCCCGGACGGCATCAAGGTGCTGGCCCAGGGCACGCTCTCCAAGAAGATCGCGGTCACCGCGCACAAGTTCTCCGCGGCCGCCCGTGAGGCGATCGAGAAGGCGGGCGGCTCGGTGAACGAGCTCCCCCTGATGGCGCACAAGCCCGAGGCTGCCAGCAAGGCGCACTCCGGCAAGGGCGTGAAGGCCCCGCGCAAGGCCCAGGGCTGA